In Erigeron canadensis isolate Cc75 chromosome 1, C_canadensis_v1, whole genome shotgun sequence, a single window of DNA contains:
- the LOC122585218 gene encoding calcineurin B-like protein 1 isoform X1, producing MKGCFSFTPKKPLEKSSKKVLSKNLLRHEDPIILASQTAFSVSEVEALYELYKNISSLVIDDGLINKEKFHLALFENKKKDNIFANRIFDLFDVKQKGTIDFGDFVRSLNVFHDKAPREDKISFSFKLYDIHGTGFIERQEVKQMLIELLCEADLNLADEVIEKMLDDTFLEVDKDGDGRINQSDWHSFVNRNPALLKIMTLPYLKEITTSFPSFIFHSEVENV from the exons ATGAAGGGGTGTTTCAGTTTTACACCGAAAAAACCATTGGAGAAAAGTTCAAAGAAAGTGTTGAGTAAAAATCTTTTAAGACACGAGGATCCAATAATTCTTGCCTCTCAAACAGCTT TTAGTGTAAGCGAAGTTGAAGCACTGTATGAGTTATACAAGAACATAAGCAGTCTAGTAATTGATGATGGGCTAATAAACAAG GAAAAATTCCATCTAGCTTTATTCGAGAATAAGAAGAAAGATAATATATTTGCAAACCGG ATTTTTGATCTTTTCGACGTGAAACAGAAGGGGACTATAGATTTTGGTGACTTTGTTAGGTCACTTAATGTGTTCCACGATAAAGCCCCAAGAGAAGACAAAATTAGTT TTTCATTCAAGCTTTATGATATACACGGAACAGGATTCATTGAACGCCAAGAG GTTAAGCAAATGTTAATTGAATTGCTATGTGAGGCTGACTTGAACCTGGCTGATGAAGTTATCGAGAAAATGCTAGATGAT ACATTTTTAGAAGTTGATAAAGACGGGGATGGAAGAATAAACCAATCAGATTGGCACAGTTTTGTAAACCGAAATCCTGCATTGTTGAAGATTATGACTCTTCCATATCTAAA GGAGATCACTACAAGTTTTCCAAGTTTCATATTCCATTCTGAAGTTGAAAATGTCTA G
- the LOC122585218 gene encoding calcineurin B-like protein 1 isoform X2, whose protein sequence is MKGCFSFTPKKPLEKSSKKVLSKNLLRHEDPIILASQTAFSVSEVEALYELYKNISSLVIDDGLINKEKFHLALFENKKKDNIFANRIFDLFDVKQKGTIDFGDFVRSLNVFHDKAPREDKISFSFKLYDIHGTGFIERQETFLEVDKDGDGRINQSDWHSFVNRNPALLKIMTLPYLKEITTSFPSFIFHSEVENV, encoded by the exons ATGAAGGGGTGTTTCAGTTTTACACCGAAAAAACCATTGGAGAAAAGTTCAAAGAAAGTGTTGAGTAAAAATCTTTTAAGACACGAGGATCCAATAATTCTTGCCTCTCAAACAGCTT TTAGTGTAAGCGAAGTTGAAGCACTGTATGAGTTATACAAGAACATAAGCAGTCTAGTAATTGATGATGGGCTAATAAACAAG GAAAAATTCCATCTAGCTTTATTCGAGAATAAGAAGAAAGATAATATATTTGCAAACCGG ATTTTTGATCTTTTCGACGTGAAACAGAAGGGGACTATAGATTTTGGTGACTTTGTTAGGTCACTTAATGTGTTCCACGATAAAGCCCCAAGAGAAGACAAAATTAGTT TTTCATTCAAGCTTTATGATATACACGGAACAGGATTCATTGAACGCCAAGAG ACATTTTTAGAAGTTGATAAAGACGGGGATGGAAGAATAAACCAATCAGATTGGCACAGTTTTGTAAACCGAAATCCTGCATTGTTGAAGATTATGACTCTTCCATATCTAAA GGAGATCACTACAAGTTTTCCAAGTTTCATATTCCATTCTGAAGTTGAAAATGTCTA G